The following proteins come from a genomic window of Leucoraja erinacea ecotype New England chromosome 1, Leri_hhj_1, whole genome shotgun sequence:
- the fgf5 gene encoding fibroblast growth factor 5, giving the protein MRLHFLLRLLFLNRAIHFASGYIEQVVSAESPQGTANESSSAMQSRRSLRNIYQWNRSGPRTGRLYCRVGIGFHLQIQADGKVSGSHEANLFSILEIFAVSQGIVGIRGIFSNRFLAMSKKGKLHATTKFTAECNFRERYQENSYNTYASATYKSENSSREWYVALNKCGKVKKGNSPRVKPQHISTHFLPRFKQSEKEKTFKITKKVPEKKTPSKPPKSPPAVSTSRKYVNVVKYRPKFRFG; this is encoded by the exons ATGCGCCTGCACTTCCTCCTCCGCCTCCTCTTTTTGAATCGCGCTATCCACTTCGCTTCGGGCTACATCGAGCAGGTAGTGTCCGCAGAATCACCCCAGGGCACAGCAAACGAAAGCTCTTCAGCCATGCAAAGCCGCAGATCGCTGAGGAACATCTACCAATGGAATAGGTCTGGGCCGCGCACTGGAAGACTCTACTGCAGAGTTGGAATTGGTTTTCATTTACAGATTCAGGCTGATGGCAAAGTCAGCGGCTCGCATGAAGCCAATCTGTTCA GTATTTTAGAAATATTCGCCGTGTCTCAAGGGATAGTGGGAATTCGTGGGATTTTTAGCAATCGTTTTTTAGCGATGAGTAAAAAAGGGAAACTCCACGCCACC ACGAAGTTTACTGCTGAATGTAATTTCAGGGAGCGGTACCAGGAGAATAGCTACAACACTTACGCCTCAGCCACTTACAAGAGCGAGAACAGCAGTCGAGAATGGTACGTGGCTTTAAATAAATGCGGCAAAGTTAAAAAGGGGAATAGCCCCCGAGTGAAACCTCAACACATTTCGACACATTTCCTTCCAAGGTTCAAGCAGTCTGAAAAAGAAAAGACTTTCAAAATTACCAAGAAGGTGCCAGAGAAGAAAACACCGTCCAAGCCCCCGAAATCGCCTCCCGCTGTAAGCACCAGCAGGAAGTATGTGAACGTTGTCAAATATAGGCCGAAATTTCGATTTGGTTAG